CGGTTGTCAACCGCTCCCATCCCCTTCGCGGAGACATCCCGACTGATCTGGCCGCGCCAGATGACCGCTATCCGGACACTCTGATGGAACGGCGGGCGGCCCGGCTGCTGTCCGCCTGCATCCGTCATGTGGGCGGCGGCCAAGAAATCCGCCCGGTCTCCGGCTGGAGGAGCCGGGAGGAGCAGCAGTCCATCTGGGACATGGCCCTGGCGGAGGAGGGAGCGGCGTTCACCCGGAAATACGTGGCTCTTCCCGGCTGCAGCGAGCACCAGAGCGGCCTTGCCATCGACCTGGGCCGCGCCTGTGAGCCCGTGGACCCCATCTGTCCCGACTTCCCCTACGACGGCGTCTTCGGCGCCTTTCGCCGCGCAGCGGCGGATTATGGCTTTATTGAGCGGTACCAATCCGGCAAGGAACACCTGACCGGGATCGCCGCGGAGCCCTGGCACTTCCGCTATGTGGGGGTGCCCCACGCCCGCATCTTGGTCTCCCACGGCCTGTGCCTGGAGGAGTACCCGGACTTTCTCCGGGAGCGGCCCCGGCGCTGTATCCTCCCGGGCGGGCGGGCGGCCTGGGCTTTCTACATCCCCTGCGCTCAAGCGGAGGTGGATATCCCGCTGCCGGATACGTGCTGTCAACTTTCAGGGGACAATATTGGCGGGCTGATCGTCACCGCCTGGGAGAAGCCGTTGTGAACGGGCGGGCGCCGTGTGCC
This genomic window from Pusillibacter faecalis contains:
- a CDS encoding D-alanyl-D-alanine carboxypeptidase family protein, coding for MRTVTIPRSRVFHGPLAVVNRSHPLRGDIPTDLAAPDDRYPDTLMERRAARLLSACIRHVGGGQEIRPVSGWRSREEQQSIWDMALAEEGAAFTRKYVALPGCSEHQSGLAIDLGRACEPVDPICPDFPYDGVFGAFRRAAADYGFIERYQSGKEHLTGIAAEPWHFRYVGVPHARILVSHGLCLEEYPDFLRERPRRCILPGGRAAWAFYIPCAQAEVDIPLPDTCCQLSGDNIGGLIVTAWEKPL